Proteins encoded in a region of the Quercus lobata isolate SW786 chromosome 8, ValleyOak3.0 Primary Assembly, whole genome shotgun sequence genome:
- the LOC115955959 gene encoding putative nuclease HARBI1, giving the protein MKPIAFHHLCHTLTEGEHVRPTVHMSVTEQVFIFLHIIGHNVRFRVMGSRIYRSTETVHRYFKIVLRGVLKLYRALIRLRSEDTPPEIRNSRRFYPYFKDCVGAIDGTHVRASVPPEIQGRFRGRKDGTTQNVLAAISFDLKFTYVLAGWEGSAHDSRVLNDAFARTGGFSIPNGKFYLGDAGYGNKNGILSPYRSVRYHLKEFSDRPPENAQELFNLRHSSLRTTIERGFGVVKKRFRVLDAEPYWSFPTQVKVVLACCVVHNHIMGVEPNDHIMEDAMNQVELSDHQQETQSHRESVEDSRSWNAKRDEICQAMWSDYIRSGE; this is encoded by the exons ATGAAGCCTATAGCTTTCCACCACTTATGTCACACCCTCACTGAGGGGGAGCACGTACGTCCGACTGTTCACATGTCTGTTACGGAGCAAGTGTTCATTTTCTTGCACATTATTGGTCATAATGTGAGGTTTCGTGTAATGGGTAGTCGGATCTATAGATCAACTGAGACTGTTCATAGATACTTCAAGATTGTCCTTAGGGGGGTCCTGAAATTATATAGAGCTCTAATAAGACTGCGTAGCGAAGATACACCTCCAGAGATAAGGAATAGCAGAAGGTTTTacccatattttaag GATTGTGTTGGAGCAATAGATGGTACACATGTTCGTGCATCTGTGCCACCTGAAATACAAGGAAGATTTCGTGGTCGCAAAGATGGAACCACGCAAAATGTGTTAGCTGCCATTAGTTTTGACTTAAAGTTCACTTATGTGTTGGCTGGATGGGAAGGCAGTGCACATGATTCACGTGTATTAAATGATGCATTTGCTAGGACAGGGGGATTTTCAATTCCCAATG gtaaattttatcttggtgatgctgggtatggtaataaaaatggaatattgTCACCGTATCGGAGTGTACGATATCACTTGAAAGAGTTTAGTGATCGTCCTCCTGAGAATGCGCAAGAATTGTTCAACCTCCGACACTCTTCATTGAGAACTACCATTGAGCGAGGGTTTGGAGTGGTGAAAAAACGTTTTCGAGTGTTGGATGCAGAACCATATTGGTCTTTCCCAACCCAAGTGAAAGTAGTGTTAGCGTGTTGTGTggttcataatcacattatgGGGGTTGAACCAAATGACCATATTATGGAAGATGCAATGAACCAAGTAGAGCTTAGTGACCACCAACAAGAAACACAATCCCATCGGGAGTCCGTCGAAGATAGTAGATCATGGAATGCTAAGagagatgagatatgccaagCCATGTGGTCTGATTATATCAGGAGTGGAGAGTAG